One Streptomyces fagopyri DNA window includes the following coding sequences:
- a CDS encoding cold-shock protein produces the protein MSRRREARKVATVVTATVREWSDEEGWGVLDSPQTPGGCFGHYADIQAPGFRTLSPGQRVDLIWEAPGFKQDGYDYRAVSIVPRSV, from the coding sequence ATGAGTCGCCGCAGAGAGGCCCGTAAGGTCGCCACGGTCGTGACCGCGACTGTGCGTGAGTGGAGCGACGAGGAGGGCTGGGGTGTCCTCGACTCGCCTCAAACTCCCGGAGGGTGCTTCGGCCACTACGCCGACATCCAGGCGCCCGGCTTCCGCACACTGTCACCAGGGCAGCGGGTCGATCTCATCTGGGAAGCGCCCGGCTTCAAGCAAGACGGGTACGACTACCGCGCGGTGAGCATCGTCCCCCGGTCCGTCTGA